A single window of Microplitis demolitor isolate Queensland-Clemson2020A chromosome 7, iyMicDemo2.1a, whole genome shotgun sequence DNA harbors:
- the LOC103577055 gene encoding small subunit processome component 20 homolog yields the protein MKNKPVRHKETNRFKFKRFGDRISEIDIDVFHRIVHKNEESSDDEEELVSIFHKTLVKWNVLNLTEGYTNFRKEVKHVVTLPQLLYHKHQVMESLKKYLKMKDVAFLQPVLEMVVAAARDLQRDFYEFFPDFLTLIIDLLNIKDPDVLEYSFTSLAYLFKFMWVYFIRNIDTTFEILLPLLVDTKPVYINNFAAESFAFVARKITGQDQNSFLNLLFNALKRNPHGVKGCGKLLFEVISGVPGKFHSCAEKMINLYFKTLTDDNIDSKLAFDVLSEIFKCINNSISPNHSQVLWDVIFKTLDQNLSEENDKSNRILIPIAQLICIILNHKGGRMLSSPASLSSLITRGISIYENKSDLILMEFIEMSVSILLADNIKLSQETSYELISKLLSISKKYILNEIIEKLISHSSFETLVLPMATQRSVLRREFNDSDLNLFAKIVLKRAPPMLNGINIDKWRKINLDLRTFPNDTVTFLVEMLKKWEDKDKIIDEDSLKVITILPHVNISLHHQLIEAIKQIFASMFLKLTEIEVDDDNLSTDEIEKRTFAFLLTLESIIRLLNEDDLHQVFEESKIDFKSLISRYSNNSNILNAVDLFYSRISSTKLKEKYINVEAFDFFNTFLARRLASPYRHVRLSICHFYYLFKDLNNICNNSNEDFNNVLELLFMAESIEVSVQSYRERLTHLQALSFGSRSLIYFEKKYYQLPLYFLLGNLFINFSLLWDPVCKIIATFANEKCADFWPIFVGELQENNIKKSSICSASDLFKCDIFNELSKSLIINDKPDYDNYKSLLWKCMNEFPEYCEMKNRDFTPLFINFVENNFFTTDSETAKSFSIEKKVKDLEIIQEIEEDDDEDDKVQDEDDKIKENNKENDDKSVQKIKVIKIGKTSNFKLLLAQLKLLSKMHNPKYLFREHEIYRIYMDLLLSKNMELQKATLDCIFTYKLSELIPYKSHLYGLIDEKNIRNELARFKIIDDEETSETIKPEERKVLMPILMRIIYAKMVTRGTGRAAGAAGGSARRKIIVRFLMGVKEEEMMLFAEMACKPFERYQINFFADNQFTDIRNLTTNISKNLDLSNIIPPKRLRSAINLLSIMIEEFGAKMSKNLLPRLLAILLCTLAQIKGILDRSENVLSGFLSIIKELRNTCIGILARFFEHFENYDWSQSELDALFDLAVFPWLEKFPTEGIHSPTVLLKLFSAWCNNSRYYCLLIKHKDDDKNITCLPFIIKLLLGEKTHYSVTNTILEMINYLLTLQDYEKMETDDSEKVPCVPLQPKNILQVNPEAVLPEKFLNYGSTILLPYVPDILQFMKRKLLKSKMGIKKIEASILSRISELNLNPETSSTLISLLIPILVRRASRGESDIIIEELLTTIINLLKNVHKPEEHTRSLLPLLFHISSLPLRKSLLELFQTIASNSADTDIVSKDILVRNVKLLISLNAMDQRWVEQADFEKRLDAFQQINSIISSDDTEVSKTLTLEFGIALLYNCYYFLKHETDMSLRDTSGRCLNDLGIKLITMYKSNNEDRIYLIEETILSLIRTGIRSNNDTVKLQSISFLGILSMNCSDAHPVFRDLNLLTDKNDPEVDFFENLQHLQLHRRARALLKFCTVSKTITKVPSIKTLTQFIFPLASSYLCNEKFMGKNSIIDAAIETIGTVCRLLPWHQYSVILKYYLDKIHHVNEFQRQVIRTIIAILDSFHYDLSKLKSADKNSEDSNEKVIDPPIEKEIEKVDTEESKEENKSEESDEAEAEELLDSELAKEENKEEITETVDCVMDKQTILSQSAARKLVFDINNTLLPQLHRSILSRTQHEMSHKVNRKRNGFEKEDEELMRVPIALALVKLLQKLPGIILNKNLSGIFMKICTFLKSRSDSVRRSTREILEKIMITLGPDYLHYLLKEMNSLLTKGFQIHVLAYTIHAVLKALKPYLQSNHMNDNLQSVLEVCKIDLFGVSSEEKEVKAITKNVSEAKSTKSNDILRILGEHISESCLLDLIQPLNGILFNTRSHKTLMKVVDSLNNVALGLADNTFIKDDQMLIFLYGIVSKTIPGLNSKAHDKNPDKNKPDKMQIDKPDCYIIPPQPKSRMGLKAASKTSADANDHVMIEFALKLLHILLKREKISGAMFKIYLDPFVPIIADCLKSQHVKLNTLSLQCLNWILKMNLESVDNHIKDICESLFSILHKYGSAGLGKGDNFDLVTTAFKTMSILVRDIKNFDMTLDQIKVLVLYVEQDLYNNDRQATAFSLLKAIIGRKIMVSEVHKVIEKVADLSIISDSAYIQQQCRAVFYKYLMEYPLGKKLAKHLSFYLEQLSYELQPGRISALEMIYNIINGFPEDILIRQSELIFLKVGVRLVNDEDPTCREFAAKCIKELITRVNHNQRLKLFNTILQWMEDVNLLHRRLAVQLCGIFVTVEKESFEGHLEAVLPLILKQFRADDSENGEGGRFVLKKTRRNNQVDIKDLEKVKDHLVFQTLQLTLKISSSCQVFLKSDKYVDKVQSLGEYSQSFLAHPHLWVRLAAIQQIAFILAAIDEEKLNKIIQESQVNLEVKKPKVKDGEDDDDDDDEDEEEEEEEEEEGEGEGEMIQDDSKIKGYIYSNPIQTLRSLSLDLIAQLQPGIEFEEFLLQVVKNLIFIARVIKSMPCDNETDKSKNISIFWLLKRIRKCVNVEVTKTPKSTFLRTAVFKWIGGVVRTIPIEPFLKPMLFQIMSPLVREMLTTEESNAPLRQLSKEVGNMIKKNIGDVEYGLLLGKVQQKLEIKKAERKKNYTQQFVVDPESAAKRKILRQQKKKEAKKRKNIEIRGKKSYGKKRKLQSEADM from the exons atgaaaaataaaccaGTTCGTCATAAAGAAACTAATAGATTcaag ttcaaaagattCGGTGACCGAATTTCGGAGATCGACATCGATGTTTTCCATCGAATAGTTCACAAAAATGAAGAAAGTTCTGATGACGAAGAAGAGTTAGTGTCAATCTTCCACAAGACATTGGTAAAATGGAACGTATTGAATTTAACAGAAGGCTATACAAATTTCCGCAAGGAAGTAAAACATGTCGTGACACTTCCTCAATTACTGTACCACAAGCACCAGGTAATGgagtctttaaaaaaatatttaaaaatgaaagacGTAGCCTTCCTCCAGCCAGTTTTAGAAATGGTCGTCGCAGCGGCAAGAGATCTGCAGCGCGATTTCTACGAATTTTTTCCCGACTTCCTTACCCTTATCATCGACTTACTCAACATCAAGGATCCAGATGTCTTGGAGTATTCGTTTACCAGCTTAGcatatctatttaaatttatgtgggtatattttattagaaatatcGACACGACCTTTGAAATTTTACTGCCGCTATTAGTTGATACTAAGCcagtatacataaataattttgccGCTGAAAGTTTTGCTTTCGTCGCTCGAAAAATAACCGGTCAAGATCAAAACTCATTTCTAAACCTTCTATTCAATGCCTTGAAACGAAATCCTCATGGTGTAAAAGGTTGcggtaaattattattcgaaGTTATCTCAGGAGTTCCAGGAAAATTTCATTCCTGCGccgaaaaaatgattaatctCTACTTTAAAACTTTAACTGATGATAACATCGATTCGAAACTAGCATTTGATGTTTTGTCCGAAATATTtaagtgtataaataattctataagTCCGAATCACAGCCAAGTTTTATGGGatgttattttcaaaacactcgatcaaaatttatcagaagaaaatgataaaagtaatagaattttaataccTATAGCACAATTGATTTGTATAATTTTGAACCATAAAGGCGGGAGAATGTTATCAAGTCCAGCATCATTGTCATCATTGATCACCAGAGGAATTtctatttatgaaaataaaagcgatttaattttaatggaatttaTTGAAATGTCTGTATCTATTTTGCTGGcagataatattaaattatctcaaGAAACTTCATATGAATTGATTTCGAAACTGTTGtctataagtaaaaaatatattttgaatgaaattatCGAAAAACTTATCAGTCATTCATCATTTGAAACGTTGGTACTTCCCATGGCGACTCAACGAAGTGTTTTAAGAAGAGAATTTAATGACAgcgatttaaatttgtttgctaaaattgttttaaaaagagCGCCTCCGATGCTCAATGGGATCAATATCGACAAatggagaaaaataaatctagATCTTCGTACATTTCCTAATGATACTGTTACATTTTTAGTAGAAATGCTGAAAAAATGggaagataaagataaaatcaTAGATGAAGATTCGTTAAAAGTTATCACCATTTTACCTCATGTTAATATTTCACTGCACCATCAGTTAATTGAagcaataaaacaaatttttgctTCCatgtttttgaaattaacTGAAATAGAAGTCGACGATGACAATTTATCAACtgatgaaatagaaaaaagaaCTTTCGCATTCTTATTAACTCTTGAGTCTATTATTCGTTTGCTAAACGAAGATGATCTTCATCAAGTCTTCGAAGAGTCCAAAATagatttcaaaagtttaatttcccggtattcaaataattcaaatattttgaatgcagtagatttattttactcgCGTATTTCTTCTACAAAACTTAaagaaaagtatataaatgttgaagcatttgatttttttaacacgtTCTTGGCAAGAAGACTCGCGTCTCCATACCGACATGTTCGGTTATCTATTTGTCacttttattatctatttaaagACCTCAATAATATTTGCAATAACAGTAATGAAGATTTTAACAACGTTTTGGAGCTTTTGTTCATGGCTGAAAGCATCGAAGTCTCTGTTCAAAGTTACCGCGAACGGTTGACTCATTTGCAGGCACTGTCATTTGGATCGCgcagtttaatttattttgaaaaaaaatactatcagCTCCCATTGTATTTCTTGCttggaaatttattcattaatttttccttACTATGGGATCCAGTTTGCAAAATAATCGCAACTTTTGCCAACGAAAAGTGCGCGgacttttggccgatttttGTTGGAGAActtcaagaaaataatatcaaaaaatctaGCATTTGCAGTGctagtgatttatttaaatgcgaTATCTTCAATGAGTTATCAAaatcattgataataaatgataagcctgattacgataattataaaagtttactTTGGAAATGTATGAACGAATTTCCGGAATATTGTGAGATGAAAAATCGTGATTTTACGccattgtttattaattttgttgagaataatttttttactactgaCTCTGAGACCGCCAAGTCAtttagtattgaaaaaaaagttaaagatcTGGAAATTATACAAGAAATTGAAGAAGATGATGACGAAGATGATAAAGTACAAGATgaagatgataaaataaaagaaaataataaagaaaatgatgACAAGTCAgtacagaaaataaaagtgattAAAATTGGAAAGACGTCGaactttaaattactgttggctcaattaaaattactttcaaaaaTGCACAACCcaaaatatttgttcagaGAACACGAAATTTATCGTATTTACATGGATTTgttgttatcaaaaaatatggAGCTGCAGAAAGCAACTCTGGACTGCATTTTTACTTACAAATTAAGTGAATTAATTCCTTACAAGAGTCATCTCTACGGTTTGATCGACGAGAAAAATATACGAAATGAATTGGCGCGTTTCAAAATAATCGATGATGAAGAAACAAGCGAAACTATAAAGCCAGAGGAGCGCAAAGTTCTAATGCCGATACTTATGAGAATTATTTACGCTAAAATGGTGACTCGTGGGACGGGAAGAGCCGCTGGAGCTGCAGGTGGTTCAgcgagaagaaaaataatagtacGATTTTTGATGGGAGTTAAAGAAGAAGAGATGATGCTGTTTGCAGAAATGGCTTGTAAACCTTTTGAAAggtatcaaataaatttctttgctGACAATCAGTTTACGGACATAAGAAATTTGACGACAAACATATCGAAAAATTTGGATTTGTCCAATATTATTCCGCCGAAACGTTTGAGGAGCGCGATCAATTTATTGTCAATTATGATCGAAGAGTTTGGAGCTAAAATGTCGAAAAATTTACTGCCTAGACTTCTCGCAATTCTTCTTTGCACGCTGGCACAAATAAAAGGTATTTTAGACCGCTCGGAAAATGTTCTTTCGGGATTTTTATCGATCATAAAAGAACTTAGAAACACTTGTATTGGAATTCTCGCAAGATTTTTTGAACATTTCGAAAACTACGACTGGTCACAGTCAGAATTAGACGCTTTGTTTGATCTTGCAGTTTTTCCATGGctagaaaaatttccaactgAAGGTATTCACAGTCCGACAGTTCTTCTGAAACTTTTTTCAGCTTGGTGCAATAATTCAAGGTATTATTGTCTTCTTATAAAACATAaagatgatgataaaaatataacatgtctgccttttattataaaacttcTCCTGGGAGAAAAAACTCATTATTCTGTAACAAATACAATTCtcgaaatgataaattatcttttaacaCTACAAGATTACGAAAAAATGGAGACTGATGACTCGGAAAAAGTACCTTGTGTTCCTCTTCagccgaaaaatattttacaagtaAACCCGGAAGCTGTTTTGCctgaaaaatttctcaattaCGGATCCACGATACTTTTACCCTACGTTCCAGATATTTTGCAATTCATGAAACGGAAACTATTGAAATCTAAAATGGGCATTAAGAAAATCGAGGCTTCGATACTGTCAAGAATTTCCGAATTGAATCTCAACCCCGAGACCTCGAGTACTTTGATTTCATTACTGATTCCAATTTTGGTCAGACGCGCATCCAGAGGAGAATCTGATATAATTATCGAAGAACTTTTAaccacaataattaatttactgaagAATGTCCACAAGCCTGAAGAACATACTAGATCTCTTTTGCCTCTGCTATTTCATATTTCGTCTCTTCCTCTCAGAAAAAGTTTGCTAGAGTTATTCCAAACGATTGCTTCGAATTCCGCGGACACTGACATCGTTTCCAAAGATATTTTAGTACGAAatgtaaaacttttaatatctttGAATGCGATGGACCAACGGTGGGTCGAACAAGCAGATTTTGAAAAGAGACTCGATGCGTtccaacaaataaattcaattatttctaGCGACGATACCGAAGTATCAAAAACTCTAACACTAGAATTCGGAATCGCTCTTTTGTACAACTGCTactattttttgaaacacgAAACAGATATGTCACTAAGAGACACATCAGGACGGTGTTTAAATGACttaggaataaaattaattactatgtACAAGTCCAATAATGAAGACagaatttatttgattgaagAAACGATACTAAGTTTAATTAGAACTGGGATCAGAAGTAATAATGATACAGTAAAACTTCAGTCAATTTCATTCCTTGGTATTTTGTCAATGAATTGTTCAGATGCTCATCCAGTCTTTCGTGATCTCAATTTACTCACCGACAAAAATGACCCAGAAGTTGATTTCTTTGAAAATCTTCAGCATCTTCAGTTACACAGAAGAGCGCGGgctttattgaaattttgcaCTGTTTCAAAAACAATAACCAAAGTTCCAAGCATCAAAACATTAACGCAAtttattttcccattggcaTCTTCTTATctttgtaatgaaaaattcatgGGTAAAAATAGTATCATTGACGCTGCTATAGAAACTATCGGTACTGTCTGTAGATTATTACCCTGGCATCAGTACTcagtgatattaaaatattatttagataaaattcATCATGTTAACGAATTTCAGAGGCAGGTTATCAGGACAATTATTGCCATTTTAGATTCTTTTCACTATGATTTGTCTAAACTAAAGAGTGCTGATAAAAATAGCGAGGatagtaatgaaaaagtaatCGATCCTCcgattgaaaaagaaattgaaaaagtcGATACTGAAGAAagtaaagaagaaaataaatcagAAGAAAGTGATGAGGCAGAGGCAGAAGAATTATTGGATAGTGAACTGgctaaagaagaaaataaagaagaaaTCACCGAAACTGTTGACTGTGTTATGGATAAACAAACGATACTTTCCCAATCAGCTGCTAGAAAATTAGTTttcgatataaataatacacttTTACCGCAATTACACCGGTCAATACTTTCGAGAACTCAACACGAAATGAGCCACAAAGTCAACAGAAAGCGCAACGGCTTTGAAAAAGAAGACGAAGAATTAATGCGAGTACCTATAGCTCTTGCTCTTGTAAAATTACTACAGAAATTACCCGGAATAATTCTCAATAAAAATCTTTCtggtatttttatgaaaatctgTACGTTTTTGAAATCGCGCTCGGACTCAGTGAGACGTTCGACCCGAGAaattctagaaaaaataatgataacattGGGACCTGATTACTtgcattatttattgaaagaaaTGAACTCTCTTTTGACAAAAGGTTTCCAGATTCACGTACTCGCTTATACGATTCACGCGGTTTTGAAGGCATTGAAGCCATACCTGCAATCTAATCATATGAATGACAACCTCCAGAGTGTATTAGAAGTTTGTAAAATAGATTTATTCGGAGTTAGTTCTGAAGAAAAAGAAGTTAAAGCCATAACTAAGAATGTTTCTGAAGCTAAATCGACAAAAAGTAACGACATCCTTCGTATTCTTGGTGAGCATATCAGTGAATCTTGTCTTCTAGATCTTATTCAGCCTTTGAATGGAATTCTTTTTAATACACGAAGCCACAAAACTCTGATGAAAGTCGTGGACTCTCTAAATAATGTTGCCTTAGGTTTAGCAgacaatacttttatcaaaGACGACCAGATGCTGATATTCCTCTACGGGATTGTCTCCAAAACTATACCAGGCTTGAATTCGAAAGCCCATGATAAAAatcctgataaaaataaaccagaCAAAATGCAAATCGATAAGCCGGACTGCTACATAATTCCACCGCAGCCTAAATCGCGGATGGGATTGAAAGCAGCGTCGAAGACATCAGCTGACGCAAATGACCACGTGATGATTGAATTTGCTCTAAAATTGCTTCACATTCTTTTGAAACGCGAAAAAATTTCCGGCGCgatgttcaaaatttatttagatccATTCGTTCCAATAATCGCTGACTGTTTGAAGTCTCAACATGTGAAATTGAATACCTTGTCACTTCAATGTCTCAATTggattttgaaaatgaatttagAATCAGTTGACAATCACATAAAAGACATTTGTGAGTCTTTGTTTAGTATTCTTCATAAATATGGTTCCGCTGGATTGGGAAAAGGAGATAACTTTGATTTGGTAACAACGGCATTCAAAACGATGTCAATTTTAGTGAGAGATATCAAAAACTTTGATATGACTCTCGatcaaataaaagttttagttCTGTATGTAGAACAAGatctttataataatgatcGGCAAGCGACAGCATTTAGTTTACTAAAAGCAATTATTGGAAGGAAGATAATGGTATCAGAAGTACACAAAGTAATTGAAAAAGTTGCTGATCTCAGTATCATATCAGATTCTGCTTACATTCAGCAGCAATGTCGAGcggtattttataaatatcttaTGGAATATCCTCTAGGTAAAAAATTAGCGAAacatttgtcattttatttagaGCAATTGAGCTACGAATTGCAACCAGGACGCATCAGTGCTCTGGAAATGATCTACAATATCATCAATGGATTTCCTGAAGACATTCTCATTCGTCAATCCGagctgatatttttaaaagttggtGTTAGACTTGTCAATGATGAGGATCCAACTTGTCGTGAATTTGCTGCTAAATGTATCAAGGAATTGATCACTCGGGTTAATCATAATCAGCggctgaaattatttaatactatttTGCAATGGATGGaagatgtcaatttattaCACAGACGTCTTGCTGTTCAACTGTGTGGAATTTTTGTTACTGTTGAAAAGGAATCGTTTGAGGGACATTTAGAAGCAGTACTGCCGTTGATACTCAAACAATTCCGTGCTGATGATTCGGAAAATGGTGAAGGAGGACGTTTTGTACTAAAGAAAACCAGAAGAAATAATCAAGTTGATATTAAAGATTTGGAGAAAGTTAAAGATCATCTTGTTTTCCAAACTCTGCAGCTGACTTTGAAAATTTCGTCTTCTTGTCAAGTTTTTCTTAAATCAGACAAATATGTGGATAAGGTGCAATCTCTTGGTGAATATTCGCAATCATTTTTGGCGCATCCCCATTTGTGGGTCAGACTTGCTGCAATTCAGCAAATCGCATTTATTCTTGCGGCCattgatgaagaaaaattgaataaaattattcaggaATCACAGGTTAATTTGGAGgttaaaaaaccaaaagtTAAAGATGgagaagatgatgatgatgatgatgatgaagatgaagaagaggaagaagaagaagaagaagaaggagaAGGAGAAGGAGAAATGATTCAAGatgatagtaaaataaaaggatatatttattcaaatcctATACAGACATTACGAAGTCTTAGTTTAGATTTAATTGCACAATTACAGCCAGGAATAGAATTCGAAGAATTTTTGCTCCaagtagtaaaaaatttgatttttattgctCGAGTAATTAAATCAATGCCCTGTGATAATGAAACagacaaaagtaaaaatatttctattttttggTTATTAAAGAGGATACGGAAGTGTGTAAATGTTGAGGTTACGAAGACTCCTAAATCAACATTTTTg agGACAGCGGTATTTAAATGGATTGGAGGTGTCGTAAGGACAATACCTATTGAGCCATTTTTGAAGCCTATGCTGTTTCAAATAATGTCTCCCCTCGTAAGAGAAATGTTGACGACTGAAGAATCTAATGCGCCACTGAGACAATTGTCGAAAGAAGTCGGGAATATGATCAAGAAAAACATCGGTGATGTAGAGTACGGGTTATTGCTGGGAAAAGTTCAACAAAAGTTGGAAATTAAAAAGGCTGAgcgaaagaaaaattacacgCAACAG TTTGTTGTTGATCCGGAGTCGGCTGCAAAACGTAAGATTTTGAGACAGCAAAAGAAGAAAGAAGCGAAGAAACGAAAGAATATAGAAATACGTGGAAAAAAAtcgtatggaaaaaaaagaaaattacaaaGTGAAGCGGATATGTAA